ACGTGTAAACGCATATTCTGTTTCTGATGCAGCTGGAAAACCAATTTCAATTTCCTTAAAGCCTAATTTCACTAAAAATTTAAAGAATCCAACTTTTTCATCTAAACTCATCGGAATAATCAACGCTTGATTTCCATCACGTAAATCTACACTACACCATATTGGTGCTTTATCCACATATTCTCTCTTTGCCCAGCTTAAATCTACAACAGGAGGCATAAAATACCCTCTAGTATATTTTTTACATTTGTCCATTTATTTAATCTCCCTTCCAATACTGTATAATAAAAAAAATCTTCCATCTCTATACTAAGAGACGAAAGACTTAAATCTTACGTGTTACCACTCTAATTCATTTGCTTTTGCAAATGCACTCTGTAGATACGGATTATAAAATAATCTTATATCCCCCTGTCTGATAACGGTCAGGCTCCGTCAATACCTACTCTTATACATTTCAGCATGCTGCCTTCAAGGCGAGTTCATATTTCCATCGCTATTGTTTTTCACCAACCAACAACTCTCTGAAAGCTTATGAAATACTACTATTCCTTTGCACTGCATTTCCATATTTACAACTTTACAAGTATGATATCACATTGACTCTTTCTTCGCAAGCCTCAAAAAGAATATTTCATAAAATAAAGGGTTTAACTATAAATATAGCGAAATGATTCAGTTATGACAAAAATATTTTGCAAATAAACATATAAAGGAAAGTTTATATGTTTTATCTTTTGTTATTTATTTTTTGGGGAGGTTTTATTATTTGCACAAGTTTTCAATTTTGCTTTTCTTACTTCTTACTTTTAATTTATTTGGCTGCATGCCAAGCAATACACCATATATTGATTTTGATAAAACACAATCTACCCCTCCAACAAATACGTATAATGATGAATCTAGTCGTCCGTTAAGAATCGCTGTTGCAACAGTTATTTCACCCCATGCTACAATAGAATATTACCGAAATGTTGCAAATCACATATCCAAACAATTAAATCGTCCCACAGTTCTAATTCAAAGAAAAACTTATGAAGAAGTAAATATGATTATGTCTAATGGAGATGCTGATATTGCTTTCATGTCTACGGGAGCTTATTCTGCATATCGAGGACTTACCGATATTGAGATCATCGCAATGGTGAATCACAGACAAACTTCATCTTACCATGCCCAAATCATTGTTCATAAAGATAGTGATATTTTCACTGAAGCCGATTTACAAGGAAAAAGCTTTGCGTTCACTGATCCTTTGAGCTTCTCTGGGCATATTGCAATCGTTGATCTTTTAAATAAAAGAAATATTCGGCCGGAGCAATATTTTAGTCGCTATCTTTATACCTACAGCCATGATAAATCAATTTGGGCTGTCGCTAATAAAGTTGTTGATGCAGCAAGTATTGACAGCATGATTTTTGATTACAGCCAAAAAATCCAACCTGAACTCGCAAAAAACATTCGCATTATTAGTATAATTGGACCTTATCCAACTGGTCCTGTAGTTGTTCGATCTAAATTAAATAAGGAACAAAAAGATGCAATCCAACATATCTTTTTAACAATGCACAAACATGAAGACATGCTAAATTCT
This genomic interval from Selenobaculum gibii contains the following:
- the phnD gene encoding substrate-binding domain-containing protein, producing the protein MHKFSILLFLLLTFNLFGCMPSNTPYIDFDKTQSTPPTNTYNDESSRPLRIAVATVISPHATIEYYRNVANHISKQLNRPTVLIQRKTYEEVNMIMSNGDADIAFMSTGAYSAYRGLTDIEIIAMVNHRQTSSYHAQIIVHKDSDIFTEADLQGKSFAFTDPLSFSGHIAIVDLLNKRNIRPEQYFSRYLYTYSHDKSIWAVANKVVDAASIDSMIFDYSQKIQPELAKNIRIISIIGPYPTGPVVVRSKLNKEQKDAIQHIFLTMHKHEDMLNSLDNLLIDNFILPNVELYKPLQKIYDQIGGI